The sequence CTGCTCTTCGGGTACGGGTTCCGCGGCTTCGACGCCCTCGCCACGCTACTCCGGGCGTGGTACATCATCTGAGCGTGCGCCGAGACGCTGTGAGCGTCGCGTCGTTTCGACAATCGTTTTAGGATGGGCCTGTTCGATTCGCTCAATGGATTGGATCACCCACGAAGAAGACGTTTGGTTTGATTTCCGCGGCTCCAGCCCAGACCAACTGGTCTCGGGCCGATACTACAAGGGAACGGTCGATGGCTTCGCCGACTTCGGCGTGTTCGTCGACCTCTCTCCCGGCGTAACGGGACTGCTCCACCGGAGCGAACTCGACCGCCGACTGGAGAGCCTCGACTGGGAGTCCGGTGACACGGTGTTCGTTCAGGTCAAGAACGTCCGCGACAACGGCAACGTCGACCTCTCGTGGTCGATTCGACAGTCCGATAGCGAGTTCCGCGGCGCCCGGATTCACGACCCCGAGGGCGACGCCGACGGCGACCCCATCGAGACAGACGAGAGCGACGACGACGAGAGCGGCCCCGTCCGAACGACGCCGACGCCCGCCCCGAGCGAGAACGGCGAGGCAGAAGACGTCTCCGAGGAATCTACGTCCGAGTCTGCATCTGAATCGGAATCTACGCCCGACGCTGACACCGAATCTGACTCTGCGTCGACCGACGACGAGACTGCCGAGACCGAAGCGGAAGCGGAGACAGAGCCGCAATCAGGACCCGAAGCCACCGGCGACACCGACCGTGTCGACGTCGACGCTCTTGACGACCACGTCGGCGACACCGTGCGACTGGAGGGCGAAATCGTCAGCGTCCGCCAGACCAGCGGCCCGACCGTCTTCGAACTCCGCGACGCGTCCGGCGTCGTCGACTGCGCCGCCTTCGTCGAGGCCGGCGTGCGAGCCTACCCCGACGTGGAAGTCGGGAGCATCGTCCGCCTCGACGGCGAAGTCGAACTCCGCTACGACGAACTGCAGGTCGAAACCGAGGCGCTCTCGATTCTCTCCGATGACGAGGCGGCGACGGTCGAGCGCCGACTCGCCGACGCCCTGACCGACGAGGCCCGCCCCGACGCCGTGACGCCGCTTGTCGACCACGACGCCATCGACGCGGTGGCCGACGACCTGATCGACGCCGCGGAGACGGTCCGACGGGCCGTCCTCGAATCCCGACCCGTGGTCGTCCGCCACGCCGCGACGGCGGACGGCTACGTCGCCGGTGCGGCCATCGAGCGCGCCGTCCTGCCCCTGATTCGCGAGGAGTACGCGACGGCCGACGCCGAGTATCACTACTTCACTCGGCGCCCGCTCGAGGGCTCCGTCTACGACATGGACGACGCGACCAACGACGTGACGCGGATGCTCCAGGACCGCGACCGACACGACGAGAAACTGCCGCTGGTCCTGCTGGTCGGCACGGGCAGCACCGTCGAATCCAGTGACGGCCTCGGTCTGCTCGGCATCTACGGCGCCCGACGCGTCGTCGTCGACGCCGAAGTCGCCGACGCCGCCGCCGCCGACGACTGTGACGCCATCGTCAACCCCGGCCTCGCCGGGGCCGACGCCAGCGACCTCTCGACGGGGACGCTCGCCGCCACGCTCGCGGCGACGGTCAACGAGGACGTGGAGGGCGACCTCTCCCACCTCCCCGCCGTCTCCTACTGGGGCGACGCGCCCGAGGCGTACGTCGACCTCGCCAGCGAGGCGGGCTACGACGCCGACCGGACGCGCGAACTCCGCGAGGCCATCGCGCTGGAGGCGTACTACCAGTCCTACGAGGACAAGCGCGAACTCATCACGGACCTCCTGTTCGAGGACGCGGGCGGCCTCGCCGGCCACATCAGCGAGCAGTTCCGGCAGAAACTCGACGCGGAAGTCGACACCGCGACGGCCAACGTCGACACCCGCGAGGAGGGCGGTCTGACGGTGGAAGTGCTCGACACTGACGCCTACACCCACCGCTTCGACTTCCCGCCGACGGGGCTGCTCCTCGACGAACTCCACCGCCGTCGCGCCGACGGTGCGCACCTCATCGTCGGCGTCGGCACCGACGAACTCTACCTGCGGACCGACGCCGACCTCGACGTGCGTGGCGTGGCCGCCGACGCCGCGGAACTCGTTGACGACGCGGGTATCACCGCCGCGAGCATCCGCGACGGCCGCATCGAATTCCTCTCCGGGCGACGCGACGACGCCGTCGACGCCGTCGTCGACGCCGCGGTCGACCGCCTCGCCTGAATCGGCCCGTCCGACACCCTTAACCCCGCGACCCGCCGACACGAGGACGAGACGATGATTGGGACCGAACGATGAGCACGGACGCCCCTGCCGAGGAGTCCGACGCCTTCCAGCGAACCTGCGAGGACCTCGTCCAGCGGATTCTCGACGGCGAAATTGACCGCGACGACCTCGAATCCGCGAAACTCGACGCCTGTTCGACACACTCCTCGCCGAAGGTCCCGAAGAACGCCGAGATTCTGCAGTACGCGCCCGACGAGCGACGCGACGAGGTGGAGGACGTCGTCCGGCGCAAACCCGTCCGGACCGCGTCGGGCGTCTCGCCCGTCGCCATCATGACCTCGCCGCACATGTGCCCGCACGGGAAGTGCCTCTACTGTCCCGGCGGGCCAGCCTCCGAGTTCGGGAGCGCCCAGAGTTACACGGGCCACGAACCCGCGGCGGCCCGCGGCGAACAGAACGACTACGACCCCTACGGACAGGTCACGCTCCGCCTCGAACAACTCCGCCACATCGGCCACCCGGTCGACAAGGTGGAACTCATCCTGATGGGCGGGACGATGACTGCGCGGAGCCACGACTACCAGGAGTGGTTCGTCAAGCGAGCGTTGGAGGCGCTCAACGACTACGACCCCGACTCGACGCCCAACCCCGCCGAGGGGCGAAGCTTCGCGGAGGACGACCCCGACTTTCGCTACTTGGAGGACGTCATCGCCGAGAACGAGACGACGGACGTCCGCAACATCGGCACCACGTTCGAGACCAAGCCCGACTGGTGTGACCCGGAGCAGATAGACCGAATGTTGCGTCTCGGCGGCACCAAGGTCGAGGTGGGGGTCCAGACCACCTACGAGCGAATCAATCGGGAGATGCACCGCGGGCACGGCGTGCAGGCCTCCATCGACGCCAACCGTCGCCTCCGCGACGCGGCGTTCAAGGTGGGCTTTCACATGATGCCCGGTCAGCCGGGCATGACCTACGAGATGTGTCTGGAGGACTTCG is a genomic window of Haloplanus vescus containing:
- a CDS encoding DHH family phosphoesterase — protein: MDWITHEEDVWFDFRGSSPDQLVSGRYYKGTVDGFADFGVFVDLSPGVTGLLHRSELDRRLESLDWESGDTVFVQVKNVRDNGNVDLSWSIRQSDSEFRGARIHDPEGDADGDPIETDESDDDESGPVRTTPTPAPSENGEAEDVSEESTSESASESESTPDADTESDSASTDDETAETEAEAETEPQSGPEATGDTDRVDVDALDDHVGDTVRLEGEIVSVRQTSGPTVFELRDASGVVDCAAFVEAGVRAYPDVEVGSIVRLDGEVELRYDELQVETEALSILSDDEAATVERRLADALTDEARPDAVTPLVDHDAIDAVADDLIDAAETVRRAVLESRPVVVRHAATADGYVAGAAIERAVLPLIREEYATADAEYHYFTRRPLEGSVYDMDDATNDVTRMLQDRDRHDEKLPLVLLVGTGSTVESSDGLGLLGIYGARRVVVDAEVADAAAADDCDAIVNPGLAGADASDLSTGTLAATLAATVNEDVEGDLSHLPAVSYWGDAPEAYVDLASEAGYDADRTRELREAIALEAYYQSYEDKRELITDLLFEDAGGLAGHISEQFRQKLDAEVDTATANVDTREEGGLTVEVLDTDAYTHRFDFPPTGLLLDELHRRRADGAHLIVGVGTDELYLRTDADLDVRGVAADAAELVDDAGITAASIRDGRIEFLSGRRDDAVDAVVDAAVDRLA
- a CDS encoding tRNA uridine(34) 5-carboxymethylaminomethyl modification radical SAM/GNAT enzyme Elp3, which produces MSTDAPAEESDAFQRTCEDLVQRILDGEIDRDDLESAKLDACSTHSSPKVPKNAEILQYAPDERRDEVEDVVRRKPVRTASGVSPVAIMTSPHMCPHGKCLYCPGGPASEFGSAQSYTGHEPAAARGEQNDYDPYGQVTLRLEQLRHIGHPVDKVELILMGGTMTARSHDYQEWFVKRALEALNDYDPDSTPNPAEGRSFAEDDPDFRYLEDVIAENETTDVRNIGTTFETKPDWCDPEQIDRMLRLGGTKVEVGVQTTYERINREMHRGHGVQASIDANRRLRDAAFKVGFHMMPGQPGMTYEMCLEDFEQLFSDPRWRPDYLKIYPTLVVRGTRTYDMWRRDDFDPLDNEEAAELVAEVMDRIPKYTRLQRVQRDIPADHIDAGVWKSNLRQLAEQRAEEKGITPRDIRAREVGHNDADPDPERIELDVMTYEAGGGTEHFISFEDPVADLLIGFCRLRFPNDPVRRELEDAALVRELHVYGSEAGFHDTGDADWQHRGYGKRLLERAEQLAAEAGYGKVSVISGIGAREYYRQKLGYHQDGPYVSKRLD